From Myotis daubentonii chromosome 15, mMyoDau2.1, whole genome shotgun sequence, one genomic window encodes:
- the LYPD3 gene encoding ly6/PLAUR domain-containing protein 3 isoform X2, producing MDPARKAGAQAVIWTTGWLLLLLPMLLQVHGQFSVAVRGCGSGLPGKNDRGLDLFGLLAFIQLQQCAQDRCNAKLNLSTRALTPAGNESAYEPNGAECYSCVGLSHEECQGTRPPIVSCYNASDRVYQGCFDGNVTLTAANVTVSLPVRGCVQDEFCTRDAVTGPGFTLSGSCCKGPRCNADLRNKTFFSPRIPPLVLLPVPRSTTPATSTPAVTTSARAPTKPGSTTKSSPASASQTPPKAVEPQTAHKEESSVAGGAAGHQDRSNKEQYPTKTWAHNQGSAAPAAGLAALLLAVAAGALL from the exons ATGGACCCCGCCAGGAAAGCAGGTGCCCAGGCAGTGATCTGGACTACAGgttggctgctgctgctgctgcccatgcTGCTCCAAG TCCACGGGCAATTCTCGGTGGCAGTGCGCGGCTGCGGGTCCGGACTCCCGGGCAAGAATGACCGCGGACTGGACCTCTTCGGGCTTCTGGCCTTCATCCAGCTGCAGCAGTGCGCCCAGGACCGCTGCAACGCCAAGCTCAACCTCTCCACGCGAGCGCTCACCCCCGCAG GTAATGAGAGTGCGTACGAGCCCAACGGCGCTGAGTGCTACAGCTGCGTGGGGCTGAGCCACGAGGAGTGCCAGGGCACCAGACCGCCCATCGTGAGCTGCTACAACGCCAGCGACCGCGTCTACCAGGGCTGTTTCGACGGCAACGTCACCTTGACGGCAG CCAACGTGACCGTGTCCTTGCCCGTCCGGGGCTGCGTCCAGGACGAGTTCTGCACCCGGGACGCGGTGACAGGCCCCGGCTTCACGCTCAGCGGCTCCTGCTGCAAGGGGCCCCGCTGCAACGCAGACCTCCGCAACAAGACCTTCTTCTCCCCGCGAATCCCGCCCCTGGTCCTGCTGCCGGTCCCTCGGTCCACCACTCCGGCCACCAGCACCCCGGCGGTCACTACCTCCGCCCGAGCGCCGACCAAGCCCGGCTCCACCACCAAATCCAGCCCCGCCTCCGCCAGCCAGACCCCCCCGAAGGCGGTAGAACCCCAGACGGCGCACAAAGAGGAGTCCAGCGTGGCCGGAGGCGCCGCGGGCCACCAGGACCGCAGCAATAAGGAGCAATACCCCACGAAAACGTGGGCCCACAACCAAGGCTCGGCAGCGCCCGCGGCCGGGCTGGCGGCTCTTCTGCTGGCTGTGGCTGCTGGCGCCCTACTGTGA
- the LYPD3 gene encoding ly6/PLAUR domain-containing protein 3 isoform X1 produces the protein MDPARKAGAQAVIWTTGWLLLLLPMLLQGAQALECYSCVQKADDGCSPQKTKIVKCAPGVEVCTEAVGAVETIHGQFSVAVRGCGSGLPGKNDRGLDLFGLLAFIQLQQCAQDRCNAKLNLSTRALTPAGNESAYEPNGAECYSCVGLSHEECQGTRPPIVSCYNASDRVYQGCFDGNVTLTAANVTVSLPVRGCVQDEFCTRDAVTGPGFTLSGSCCKGPRCNADLRNKTFFSPRIPPLVLLPVPRSTTPATSTPAVTTSARAPTKPGSTTKSSPASASQTPPKAVEPQTAHKEESSVAGGAAGHQDRSNKEQYPTKTWAHNQGSAAPAAGLAALLLAVAAGALL, from the exons ATGGACCCCGCCAGGAAAGCAGGTGCCCAGGCAGTGATCTGGACTACAGgttggctgctgctgctgctgcccatgcTGCTCCAAG GAGCTCAGGCCCTGGAGTGCTACAGCTGCGTGCAGAAAGCCGATGACGGGTGCTCTCCGCAGAAGACCAAGATCGTGAAGTGCGCGCCGGGCGTGGAAGTCTGCACGGAGGCCGTGGGGGCGGTGGAGACCA TCCACGGGCAATTCTCGGTGGCAGTGCGCGGCTGCGGGTCCGGACTCCCGGGCAAGAATGACCGCGGACTGGACCTCTTCGGGCTTCTGGCCTTCATCCAGCTGCAGCAGTGCGCCCAGGACCGCTGCAACGCCAAGCTCAACCTCTCCACGCGAGCGCTCACCCCCGCAG GTAATGAGAGTGCGTACGAGCCCAACGGCGCTGAGTGCTACAGCTGCGTGGGGCTGAGCCACGAGGAGTGCCAGGGCACCAGACCGCCCATCGTGAGCTGCTACAACGCCAGCGACCGCGTCTACCAGGGCTGTTTCGACGGCAACGTCACCTTGACGGCAG CCAACGTGACCGTGTCCTTGCCCGTCCGGGGCTGCGTCCAGGACGAGTTCTGCACCCGGGACGCGGTGACAGGCCCCGGCTTCACGCTCAGCGGCTCCTGCTGCAAGGGGCCCCGCTGCAACGCAGACCTCCGCAACAAGACCTTCTTCTCCCCGCGAATCCCGCCCCTGGTCCTGCTGCCGGTCCCTCGGTCCACCACTCCGGCCACCAGCACCCCGGCGGTCACTACCTCCGCCCGAGCGCCGACCAAGCCCGGCTCCACCACCAAATCCAGCCCCGCCTCCGCCAGCCAGACCCCCCCGAAGGCGGTAGAACCCCAGACGGCGCACAAAGAGGAGTCCAGCGTGGCCGGAGGCGCCGCGGGCCACCAGGACCGCAGCAATAAGGAGCAATACCCCACGAAAACGTGGGCCCACAACCAAGGCTCGGCAGCGCCCGCGGCCGGGCTGGCGGCTCTTCTGCTGGCTGTGGCTGCTGGCGCCCTACTGTGA